In Capsicum annuum cultivar UCD-10X-F1 chromosome 8, UCD10Xv1.1, whole genome shotgun sequence, the genomic window NNNNNNNNNNNNNNNNNNNNNNNNNNNNNNNNNNNNNNNNNNNNNNNNNNNNNNNNNNNNNNNNNNNNNNNNNNNNNNNNNNNNNNNNNNNNNNNNNNNNNNNNNNNNNNNNNNNNNNNNNNNNNNNNNNNNNNNNNNNNNNNNNNNNNNNNNNNNNNNNNNNNNNNNNNNNNNNNNNNNNNNNNNNNNNNNNNNNNNNNNNNNNNNNNNNNNNNNNNNNNNNNNNNNNNNNNNNNNNNNNNNNNNNNNNNNNNNNNNNNNNNNNNNNNNNNNNNNNNNNNNNNNNNNNNNNNNNNNNNNNNNNNNNNNNNNNNNNNNNNNNNNNNNNNNNNNNNNNNNNNNNNNNNNNNNNNNNNNNNNNNNNNNNNNNNNNNNNNNNNNNNNNNNNNNNNNNNNNNNNNNNNNNNNNNNNNNNNNNNNNNNNNNNNNNNNNNNNNNNNNNNNNNNNNNNNNNNNNNNNNNNNNNNNNNNNNNNNNNNNNNNNNNNNNNNNNNNNNNNNNNNNNNNNNNNNNNNNNNNNNNNNNNNNNNNNNNNNNNNNNNNNNNNNNNNNNNNNNNNNNNNNNNNNNNNNNNNNNNNNNNNNNNNNNNNNNNNNNNNNNNNNNNNNNNNNNNNNNNNNNNNNNNNNNNNNNNNNNNNNNNNNNNNNNNNNNNNNNNNNNNNNNNNNNNNNNNNNNNNNNNNNNNNNNNNNNNNNNNNNNNNNNNNNNNNNNNNNNNNNNNNNNNNNNNNNNNNNNNNNNNNNNNNNNNNNNNNNNNNNNNNNNNNNNNNNNNNNNNNNNNNNNNNNNNNNNNNNNNNNNNNNNNNNNNNNNNNNNNNNNNNNNNNNNNNNNNNNNNNNNNNNNNNNNNNNNNNNNNNNNNNNNNNNNNNNNNNNNNNNNNNNNNNNNNNNNNNNNNNNNNNNNNNNNNNNNNNNNNNNNNNNNNNNNNNNNNNNNNNNNNNNNNNNNNNNNNNNNNNNNNNNNNNNNNNNNNNNNNNNNNNNNNNNNNNNNNNNNNNNNNNNNNNNNNNNNNNNNNNNNNNNNNNNNNNNNNNNNNNNNNNNNNNNNNNNNNNNNNNNNNNNNNNNNNNNNNNNNNNNNNNNNNNNNNNNNNNNNNNNNNNNNNNNNNNNNNNNNNNNNNNNNNNNNNNNNNNNNNNNNNNNNNNNNNNNNNNNNNNNNNNNNNNNNNNNNNNNNNNNNNNNNNNNNNNNNNNNNNNNNNNNNNNNNNNNNNNNNNNNNNNNNNNNNNNNNNNNNNTGAGGTGTTGTGTAAAACCACATAACTTTGGCAATGTACAggagttatttttgtttttgtaatcCTTTGCATCTTCTGGATGCTGAGTGTGATGATTACCTTTactctaatttttaaaaaataacattgacaATTCAGTAATAGCATTGCTCATCTGAAACTTCTTGTAAGAAGTATATTTTATATCCAATAGTATAAGCTCCAATTTTCACTTTATAGAGTTGGTAGGCCTGTGTAGTGAAACGGGAAAGTGGAAATTTGATAAATGGAGtaaatagaaataagaaaagCAGAACTAAGAAACTAAATTAAGATGTGTAAGTAAGAAAGATGCATCGGGCGTTTTCTAAGTAAGGTTTGGTCACTTGAATCTGCCCTGTGTGTTTTTTATGCTTTGAGTGTAAAcccaaatactttttttttttaacatgtaTATCATTCAACTGAACTTCCAGTTTCAGGATGCTCTTAGGTCATGAAGAATCTGCTAGGTCCGTAGGTCCTTCATATATTGAATAGTTTGCCAATGCATATGTCAAATATTTTGGCAGTGCATGCTTCCTTTTCTTGTTCTAAAGTTAGTCTTCAGAAAGTTTTCTGATGAGCGCAAGCACCTTGGTCACTTTTCTAAGTATGGAAAGAAAGAGACCTTCCTTTTGTGGGAAGAATCGCTCAAAAGCATGGGATGGACATCAGGACATCCACAGCTGTGTCTTATCCACTCCCCCCAAAATCTCTACTCGTAATTTACTccaaaaaaagtataaaaaatggcATTTTGACCCCTTTATTAGTATTTCTTTGTCAAGGAAGAATGACAAGTATCAGCAAGGGATAAGACAAAGTAATAACAGAAGGGAGAAAGGAAAAGAACAAAAGAAGACAGAAAAGGGTGAAAAACAGAAGGGAGAGCGAAGAGCTAGTGCATAAACCGGTGCATACAACTCcgaaaataataattaacaaaatgAAGTAATGTTGGTTAGCACTTAACATCAAAAGGTATAAATTAGAATAAGATGGATAGGATTTAGGCCATGAGAAGTCCATAAAATTGAGTGAATGAGGGAAAGGTAGcaaactaataagaaaaaattaaagtaataggataaaaaaacttttctttttcatcttatcAGAACAATTAAGGGACCTTTTTCCTCCCAGGGGAGCATATCTAATGTGCTAAGTATCGGTCTTAAATTGTAGAAATTATTTGGCATCTCTTTAAATATCAAAGGGACTATGAACTTGGAAGTTTAACTTACCTTATTGGGAAAAAGAAGGATCTTAAAAGTGAAGGGTCAAAGTAAAGCCCAGGTAAGAATCAAAGATAAACACAATGTCTTCCTGAGAATAAATTGGGACAAGAGTAACCTCAAGTGTTGAGGGTAGTATTGTATTACATTAAGGGGAAGGAGACTTGAAAAGTTTAAGAAACTAACATTTGCATTACAGTTGAGAGTGTAACAAAGAAATTTAAACTAAATTGATAAATTGTCCAACAGAAAGATAGTTTGCTAAACTCCTGCAAAACTATATTTTAAATCGCAAACAGTATAGAAAAGAGGAAATATGAGATATATTTTAGATTGGGTTTTTAACAAGTGAGATATCTGTTAGGGAAGGTAATGCAATTCGGTTTTATTTCTTCAATGATATTTGGAAGTGCTATGAAATGTGTGACTTCTGCACTTGTTCGTAGAAGAATAATCATGCTCCAGCATACAATGGTCTACCAATTAGACGCAGGGTAATGTCAAGAGGTAGAAGAAACTCTTTTATTGCTGTAAGAAACTCTTTTATTGCTGTTCTTTACCACTAGCCTTGTATGATATCACAGGTAAATGGTTGAAGGCTTGTATGTGTATGCTCTTTATGTGTATGCTCTTTCATTGGACAAGCTGTTGACCTTCTATGTGATCTTACTTTTTCCCAATGATTTGTTGGTATAAGAACATTGCTTTCCATGTAATGAGTACATTGTCTATATACAAAATACATGGAGAGAAGTTTTTCGTCTTGTAGGGTAGACCGTGCTATTTTGTCTCTCTCCTGCTCACTCTTGTAATGTTATTCTATACTGTGAACAATCTGTCAGTATCTAGCCAGTGAGGCATAAAAGTGCTTGACCGGAATGTTATAGCTTGGAACTGCGTTGGAGaggtttcaattttattttgattttagggGCCATTTGATTGGGAAACTAGTTATCCTTGGACTAACTATCCTGGAATTAGCTATCCCGGGATTAGTTATTCCACCCTCAAGAAGGGATAAAAATAACTCTACAATCCTGGGATAGCTAATCTCGGGATGAGTTTTCCCATGCATTTTATCCCAATCAAACATGGGATAAACTCATTCTAAAATTAATCCCGGGATTCTTATCCTTTATCcctcctaccaaacgaccccttggTGTTAACTGACTATGATGCATTATAGAATGGTTTGATGTTTTCTAAGATTTCTAGTCGTTGAATAAGGTAAACGAAATCTAGACGAACTAATACATGAACACCTGCATGGCTGAATCTGTAACGCTACATAGTTTGTCATCATTTTTGGTGTTTGACATAGACTCTCTTTGGTAATAAATATTGTTCTCACCAGGCGTAAATCAAAATCATTTCAGCTGGAAGCATTATTTTAGTGGTGTTGTTCTAATCATTGTTTACAATTGCTGTCATTTAATTCCCATCCCATTGTCTCTTGATTCCGTGTTTGACAACTTTATGTTAGGTTTATGATGTAACCTCATTTTTGGATGATCATCCTGGAGGAGATGAAGTCTTGCTAACTGCCACAGGTAAGATTAAAATCTTGGTATCGGATCGCTTTTTGTGAACTGGACTTAGATATGATACATGTAATTGTGTATGATATATAGGCAAGGATGCAACAGATGATTTTGAAGATGTTGGTCACAGTGATGATGCAAGAGAGTTGATGAATAAGTACTTTATTGGTGAAATTGTCAGTTCCACTCTTCCTGTGGAACCCAAATATACCCCGCCAACCCAAGCGACACGAGTCGCTGGAGAACAGGGTTCAGGAAATTTATGGAAGATATTGCAATTCTTGTTACCTTTGTTGATATTGGGTGGAGCACTTGCCTTCCGTTCCTTTTACCAGAAAGAATAGAGATCAACTGTCGTATTTCAAGCTGCGATGGGTAATACAGCCTTCTCTGGTGCAGCTTGTAATTTCATTTGTTGTGTTCGAGTCTTAAAACTAGTGCCCTATTCAGCTTATGAGCATTTGCTACCTTTGTTGGATCCCCTACTGGGATGTTAAAATGTTGTTAGCCCTGTTTGGTGTCTCTGTTGGTAATGTTGTCTGTTAGAATAAAAGTTCTATGGTATAGACGGATGGTGGAACAGGCAATTGGTTCTTCCTTGATTGGCATCATTTGCCTTATTCTCTCTATTAAAACTTTTTGTACTACAAACTCCTGGCTAGTTTGCTCAGTTTAGGGTATACTAAGTCAACATGGTGTGATATTGCCTACTTGAAATTAAACTCACATGATCCACCCCCACCCCTCCCACAGAAAGTCTCACGGATTTCTCGGTTGGTGGGACTGGGAAGGAGCGCACTTCCAATATTCCCCTTCCTACGCCGCTGTGTTTCCTGGACCATTTCTTTTAGTACTTCGACTTGAAGTGATAGCTTTTAGTAAAAACACTTCTCGATAGTTATAAAGATTAGAGAGCTTTTGGAAGCTGAGGAACTGATCGAAGTGGGGTTGGTTTTGCTGCTTTACCTCAACTCTTTTACCCCATAAAGAGATTGAAAAGAAAGGGTTTATGTTAATATATATACTTGGGTTTTTTTCACAATCAACTGGCATTTTATTAATCACCAAGTAGCTGTACAAAAACAAGGGTATACCAACATCGTGGCATCCCTTCATAGTTAACCTTCAATCCACAAGATCCAGTCTAAAACAGGTACCCTATAAAGAACTAACTACATCAAAATGAGCTCTATTCTTCCCAACAATACATTTATGTTCTCTCTCCTGTATATTCGCCTTGTGTTGGAAAATCCGTGAGTTCCGGTTCTCTCCCCAAACTTCACACTCCACAACAGCAAGACAAGCTTTTAAGTAGGACTCCAAAAACAAATGCTCCAGTGTCTCAGGATGCATGTTGCAGAGCACACAACTAGCATCAATGCCGATAACCTGACTAATCAAAGTTTTCTTGATCCTCATCCTCTCCAGTAGTGCAAGCTATAATATGATAACATGTCTAAAACAAGCTACATCATGGCAAACAAGACCTTGCAAGGAACAGTTATAAGCCTTTTTGATATGAAAATTACCATCCATGAAGCCATTATAATACCCTTTTGTTCATTTAATTATAGATGTTATTTCTGTAAGCGTCATCTAAGTGAAAACTTCTAAACCATTGAGACTatcatgcattttttttttaaccttttcgAAAATACTACTTGTAAATTAATGGAAAATCAATTGCAACacttgagagaaaaaaaaattaaaaaattaaaaaattataatcagTCGAAACAAAAGGACATGCATGCAGAGAAAGGTCCATTAAACATGTGTCATCACTCATCAATATTAATAGTCCCAAAGTGTTTAGGGGCAGATGATCAATCAACATCACTCCCtgtgatacaaaaagataaaaacacCGACGCATACAGGTAAGTAGTAACAGTAACTTGAAATGAAGTGACTTCACCCTGAATCTGCTGAAATCTATCCACCTGTCCTTATTGGAATCTTTTCAGATTTTTGTCCTCAACAATTCCAAAACACATTTTTTTATTCCAGAACGAACACATTTTTCAGTTTTCTCCTCATATGGTTATGCACAACTTCTTCTTTTCCCCTTTAAAACCATTTTTTTCTATAGGTAAACTATGTACTATATCTTTAGTTCCAATTTAAGTGTCTAATTAATTTAATTGGATATGAGACTTTTGAATCGTGCAATCTTAAATTAATGATGAGTGTACTCctttaaattttgagattttaaactTGTCATAtactaatatatagaaaagaaaagtaagacactTGAATTGagagaaagtattttttttttttcctctcatgGAAACTAGATAGCAACTTGCTTATTCTTCAGTGTTGAAGGCTAGCTAACTCCCCACCTTTTACAGTTATAATGTATTATTAAGGTAATATCCCTTTCCCCTCccaatttaatataaaaaattaaagaaaactctTTTAAGTCATTCAAATGATATTTTCTTTCTCATCAAAATTTCTGATGAAAAAACAGTGAACATGTGGTGCATTACACTGATCATGTGGCTTGTTCTGTGACTATGATCAGACATGTCTTTAAAACAGTTGAAGAGACACTAATTGTCATACACTGTTATATGACAATCAAATGAATGTGACACATTTTgctatactaaaaaaaaaaaaaattcactttaaaaaaaaagaaaagaaattcttCCAGCAACTTGTTTAATTAGAAAGTGCTAGGGACATGCTAGTATATATGAATAGGTATAATCTATATAAACCTATTGCCTTGTTTGAAAATAAACTAGTATAAAAAATTCCAACCaaacaaaaagagttcaatttttgcATCCAAAGTAAGCATGATTTAAGGTCTAGTACTAGGAATATCCTTTTCCTTAATTAACATGAATATAATCGACATTGGACTTCGTATAGTCATCAGTCACGCCTTAAAATTATATGTGTTTCTTGATTACTTTGAATCCTCAACAACCTtttaaaatatagagaaaattaTATTCTTTGAATTGACATTAAATATAACATTTGTATCAAGTGGTACAAAATCAAGTTGTTGATTCGATATTACAGCTTGTTCCTTATCCAAACACTGGATAATCCTACATTAATTTGTTGATTAGTGTTTTGATGATTTCATTTTGGATGTCTCCATCAATATAATGTTCATAAATTAACACCCTCCCATCAAGTTGTGGAAGTAAGAtgtaaagcataaacatggggcgacataaaaaatataaattaatgtcCCCAACTAAACTAGGTGAATCCCAGGTTTTCCCACAACTTGCAAGAATGTCCACCACATTGTTTGCCTCTTGCATTGGCTgatatttaagtatttttattcTGTGTTgtaaacaaataaaaactgagaaaatggccaaaaccCTTCATCAATCGAATGGGTAGTGGATTTGcttaaggaagaaaaaaaagcatTCATCGATCAAAAGGCATAATTGGTGAAATAAACTCTCCCTTTACTAAGTCATTTGTTGTTTATTTCTTCCCTTCATCATTCTTGATCATTATAATACAGCATATGAGTAGCAATACTGtttgtttcatttgtttctttgtttcgaTATGATTGATACTTGTTGGCCCTTTATGGAAACAACAATTCGACATAAAAGATTGTTATTCTAAACATGTGCCACGATGCAAAATTAACGATATATAGGTCCAGTTTCACATCATGACTAGTTGATGTTAGGTATGATTATCAAGAATAGGGATGAACTCGGAATTTAAACTTGattgattcaattttttaaat contains:
- the LOC107839335 gene encoding cytochrome b5 (The sequence of the model RefSeq protein was modified relative to this genomic sequence to represent the inferred CDS: added 78 bases not found in genome assembly); amino-acid sequence: MTKVHAFSEVSLHNKKDDCWLVISGKVYDVTSFLDDHPGGDEVLLTATGKDATDDFEDVGHSDDARELMNKYFIGEIVSSTLPVEPKYTPPTQATRVAGEQGSGNLWKILQFLLPLLILGGALAFRSFYQKE